From the genome of Nitrospira sp., one region includes:
- the ubiA gene encoding 4-hydroxybenzoate octaprenyltransferase, translating into MIRLRNQSGTWLLMWPSLWALVLANQGRPPLWLIGVFVLGSFLMRSLGVVINDVADRKFDKHVARTSRRPLASGRLTLGHAVIVASSLTAMAAVLVGMLNWATIRLSPIALFLAAIYPFCKRWIHVPQAVLGIAFGWGAVMAWAASRGTIDPQAWWLFGATICWAIAYDTIYALQDREDDQRIGVKSSALLFGSAVSPAVGMFLTGMVGCLIMAGRLSGLGIGYYAILALISGIFLRQVRRLRVPLAPHEAFGMFYEHVYVGAGVLMALWIGTVGGTP; encoded by the coding sequence TTGATTCGACTGCGCAACCAATCAGGCACCTGGCTGCTGATGTGGCCAAGCCTGTGGGCCCTAGTCCTCGCGAATCAGGGTCGTCCGCCTCTCTGGTTGATAGGCGTCTTCGTGCTGGGCTCGTTCCTGATGCGAAGTCTGGGCGTCGTCATCAACGACGTGGCTGATCGAAAATTCGACAAACACGTCGCACGCACCAGTCGTCGCCCATTAGCGTCGGGGAGATTAACCCTCGGACATGCCGTGATCGTGGCTTCAAGCCTGACGGCGATGGCGGCGGTACTCGTCGGCATGCTCAATTGGGCAACCATCCGGCTCAGTCCGATTGCCCTTTTCTTGGCCGCCATCTATCCATTTTGTAAACGGTGGATTCACGTGCCGCAGGCGGTCTTAGGCATCGCGTTCGGCTGGGGCGCCGTCATGGCCTGGGCCGCCTCGCGCGGGACCATTGATCCGCAAGCCTGGTGGCTCTTTGGTGCAACCATCTGTTGGGCCATTGCCTACGACACGATTTATGCGCTGCAGGATCGTGAGGATGACCAGCGAATCGGGGTGAAATCGTCGGCGCTGCTGTTTGGTTCTGCGGTTTCGCCCGCCGTGGGGATGTTCCTAACCGGGATGGTGGGCTGTCTGATTATGGCCGGACGCTTGTCCGGCCTCGGAATCGGCTACTATGCCATCCTCGCCCTGATCAGCGGGATCTTCCTCCGGCAGGTGCGGCGCTTACGGGTTCCGCTTGCGCCGCACGAAGCCTTCGGTATGTTTTACGAACATGTGTATGTCGGAGCAGGCGTCCTGATGGCGCTCTGGATCGGCACAGTCGGAGGGACGCCCTAA
- a CDS encoding c-type cytochrome: MRAWRRIRVFGAVVGVVGLSGLIGAGCSMMQSEQAAKGKKLYAHYCMHCHGETGKQNEGFNWSSMSDPKPKDLSNKSEMGTFKDEDIFNTISRDMKDTSPNGDKIGDDEFAVPTMPTFKYTLSEEEVWGIVGYVRSLHGKKLEFNVEGRKKELQEAKQSAEQKYKEAERVEQEAEKKASDEADKKGVEVDDNAYAKEMQAMGQAKKELDQATASLANFTTRPGKGVNIARPDLNMKPDAAAKLVEVGKQIYVTKYGCNGCHKIGEEGGKVGPALDRAGYRLNPTWVYRWLRNPQAMKPDTRMPSLGLNDADAKAVALYLKTLRAPKPDKPLGKVSEE; encoded by the coding sequence ATGAGGGCGTGGCGAAGAATACGCGTCTTTGGAGCGGTCGTCGGAGTCGTGGGCCTCTCGGGCCTCATCGGTGCCGGTTGTTCGATGATGCAGAGTGAACAGGCCGCCAAGGGCAAGAAGCTCTATGCGCACTATTGCATGCATTGTCACGGAGAAACCGGCAAGCAGAACGAGGGCTTTAACTGGTCCTCCATGTCCGACCCGAAGCCGAAAGACCTCTCCAACAAATCGGAAATGGGCACGTTCAAGGACGAAGACATCTTCAATACGATCTCCCGCGATATGAAGGACACGAGTCCGAATGGCGACAAGATCGGGGATGATGAATTCGCCGTCCCGACCATGCCGACGTTTAAGTACACGCTCTCCGAAGAAGAAGTTTGGGGCATCGTCGGCTACGTGCGCTCCTTGCACGGCAAAAAATTGGAATTTAACGTCGAAGGTCGTAAGAAAGAACTCCAAGAAGCCAAGCAATCCGCCGAGCAAAAGTATAAAGAGGCGGAACGTGTGGAGCAGGAAGCCGAGAAGAAGGCCAGCGACGAAGCCGACAAAAAGGGTGTGGAAGTCGACGACAATGCCTATGCCAAAGAAATGCAGGCGATGGGGCAGGCCAAAAAAGAGCTCGACCAAGCCACAGCCTCACTTGCGAATTTTACGACCAGGCCAGGGAAGGGCGTGAACATTGCGCGGCCCGATTTGAACATGAAGCCGGATGCTGCCGCGAAACTCGTCGAAGTCGGCAAGCAAATCTATGTGACCAAGTATGGGTGCAATGGCTGCCACAAGATCGGAGAAGAGGGTGGAAAGGTTGGCCCCGCCCTGGATCGGGCTGGCTATCGATTGAATCCGACGTGGGTGTATCGGTGGCTGCGGAACCCGCAAGCGATGAAGCCCGATACTCGTATGCCGAGCTTGGGCCTGAACGACGCCGATGCCAAGGCGGTGGCGCTCTACCTGAAGACCCTTCGGGCTCCGAAGCCGGACAAGCCGTTGGGCAAGGTGAGCGAAGAATAG
- a CDS encoding c-type cytochrome produces the protein MGGVLIRPIILTVCIYLFLKFIVPILPHSAPLPSSLIFLYLMLVMSGSVLFATLSGESKDAFFQPILRFLTGESGGALSSARYLVLALFPILVGWQTYGSTASSDAPPGENRTIHPAPPGEYTGLSNPVPKTPENIMYGKGLYASRCAPCHGNFDGKGFAAAGFTPPPANFKDPTTIAMLQESYLFWRIKKGGVGLPVEGMPWKTAMPRWEMEMSDEDIWKVIMGEYDGAGQKPRTWDESE, from the coding sequence ATGGGAGGCGTACTTATCAGACCAATCATACTGACGGTCTGTATCTATCTGTTCTTGAAATTTATTGTCCCGATCTTGCCGCACAGTGCGCCGCTGCCTTCGAGTTTGATCTTTCTGTACCTGATGCTGGTGATGTCAGGTTCGGTGCTGTTTGCCACTTTAAGCGGCGAATCGAAAGATGCTTTCTTTCAACCGATCCTCCGCTTCCTGACCGGTGAGAGCGGCGGAGCGCTCAGTAGCGCGCGGTATCTCGTGTTGGCCCTGTTCCCGATTCTCGTGGGATGGCAGACCTATGGCAGCACGGCTTCGAGCGACGCCCCCCCTGGTGAAAATCGCACGATCCACCCTGCTCCTCCCGGCGAATACACTGGACTCTCCAACCCAGTCCCGAAAACGCCCGAGAATATTATGTACGGCAAAGGCTTATATGCCTCGCGTTGCGCGCCCTGCCACGGCAATTTTGATGGCAAAGGGTTCGCGGCCGCTGGATTTACGCCGCCGCCGGCCAACTTTAAGGATCCGACGACGATCGCCATGTTGCAGGAAAGTTATCTGTTCTGGCGGATCAAGAAGGGAGGCGTCGGCCTTCCGGTCGAAGGGATGCCATGGAAAACGGCCATGCCTCGATGGGAAATGGAAATGTCTGATGAGGACATCTGGAAAGTGATCATGGGCGAATATGACGGAGCTGGACAGAAACCGAGGACCTGGGATGAGTCCGAGTAA
- a CDS encoding cytochrome c, producing MSEVVKLQLIGLCVVGLGIVILLFIKGQFLRVIGFVAIVLGLFSLVALAVPQMASLPPAEESINIADIKTPTDMASIGQKIFFSKGQCALCHSIGPSESARCPDLKGIGAKLSREFIFESLTEPQAYLYLDYRHEGIPKEYPARMPYINRNPIGLSKNEILSVIAFLQQMSGEPISVSPSELDIPRATPAPVKAADAGTVAVAQAR from the coding sequence ATGAGTGAAGTAGTCAAATTGCAGCTAATCGGTCTCTGTGTCGTCGGCCTGGGAATCGTGATTCTGCTCTTCATCAAGGGGCAGTTTCTCCGGGTCATCGGCTTTGTGGCGATCGTGCTCGGCTTATTCTCACTGGTTGCCCTGGCCGTCCCTCAGATGGCGTCGTTGCCCCCGGCGGAAGAGAGCATCAATATCGCCGACATCAAGACCCCGACGGACATGGCTTCGATCGGACAGAAGATCTTCTTCAGCAAGGGGCAATGTGCCCTCTGCCATTCCATTGGTCCGAGCGAATCGGCCCGCTGTCCAGACCTCAAAGGTATCGGCGCGAAACTCTCACGCGAGTTCATTTTTGAGAGCCTGACGGAACCGCAAGCCTATCTGTATCTGGACTACCGACATGAGGGGATCCCGAAGGAATATCCGGCCCGCATGCCGTACATCAATAGAAATCCTATCGGTCTGTCGAAGAACGAAATTCTTTCGGTTATCGCGTTCTTGCAACAAATGAGTGGCGAGCCCATCAGCGTGAGCCCCTCGGAACTAGACATTCCCCGTGCCACCCCGGCTCCGGTGAAGGCTGCGGATGCCGGCACCGTTGCGGTGGCGCAGGCACGATAA
- a CDS encoding cytochrome ubiquinol oxidase subunit I — translation MMNQGRTIDNQVRHTAGPVALLAGCAAVLGWMGIPDLAMAQDAAAQAPTAYRDIPYVGSRNLVWIIAQLHLLLAGFVLGVPIFAWLCEVVGWKSGDKRYDKLAKEFTKLLTSSYATTALFGGILLFLLIGFYPKLMAYLTDIFFPSFLVYCGLFLVETATLYLYWYGWDAMSEGNGKKFHIFLGFLLNVFAFFIMIVPNSWATFQASPVVIAEGTDFERAWAATWNPTWWPVNIHRIIANVVLGGYICGAYAGIRYLSAKSAEERYHYDWMGYVGNFIGVFGLLPLPFAGYWLMREIYQYNQQMGITLMGGFLSWLFILQAMLIGVLFLGSNYYFWMGITHRIPGSEGQYRKPIMAMLIILLLCLAVWMTPHSLVASLEEAQKMGGTHHPLLGVFGVMSAKMTVSNLMVLVTFMSFIMYWRAGKEDTAGWAKVAKSVMGAVLVLAGIAVIVLGVWGYFVPAIIRINYFSTSQVGIVIFVMLTITPLTALLLKSAKTTTEMVWGKMPPRAGYSLVLNAVMVILLMTLMGYARSSSRVHWHVYGVMRDSSQYAFSPALGYAAALMALNTFLFCMLVAFIFWVATMGDKAKAAASAKGSAEPGRIPAMAGGSPALDAPATEASEGQRPV, via the coding sequence ATGATGAACCAAGGGCGGACGATCGATAATCAGGTGCGCCACACCGCAGGGCCTGTGGCCTTGCTGGCCGGATGTGCCGCAGTGCTCGGCTGGATGGGCATACCGGACTTGGCCATGGCCCAAGATGCGGCTGCCCAAGCACCCACCGCCTATCGGGACATCCCCTATGTTGGAAGCCGCAATCTCGTGTGGATCATCGCGCAGCTGCATCTCCTTCTCGCCGGCTTCGTGCTGGGTGTGCCGATTTTTGCCTGGTTGTGCGAAGTCGTCGGTTGGAAGTCCGGCGACAAGCGCTACGATAAGTTGGCCAAAGAGTTCACCAAGCTGCTCACCTCGTCCTACGCCACCACCGCGTTGTTTGGTGGAATCTTGCTGTTCCTCTTGATCGGCTTCTATCCGAAACTGATGGCCTATTTGACCGACATCTTTTTCCCCTCATTCCTCGTCTACTGCGGATTGTTCCTCGTGGAAACCGCCACGCTGTACCTCTACTGGTACGGTTGGGACGCCATGTCCGAGGGCAATGGGAAAAAATTCCATATCTTTTTGGGCTTCCTGTTGAACGTCTTCGCCTTCTTCATCATGATCGTTCCCAACTCGTGGGCCACCTTCCAGGCGAGCCCGGTGGTTATCGCCGAAGGCACAGATTTCGAACGAGCCTGGGCCGCGACCTGGAATCCCACCTGGTGGCCGGTGAACATCCATCGCATCATCGCCAACGTGGTGCTTGGCGGCTACATCTGCGGAGCCTATGCGGGTATTCGCTACCTGTCGGCCAAAAGCGCTGAAGAACGTTATCACTACGACTGGATGGGCTACGTCGGGAACTTTATCGGCGTGTTCGGTTTGTTGCCCCTGCCTTTCGCTGGCTATTGGTTGATGCGGGAAATCTACCAGTACAACCAACAGATGGGCATCACGCTCATGGGCGGATTCCTCTCCTGGTTGTTCATCCTGCAGGCCATGCTGATCGGAGTGTTATTCCTCGGATCCAACTATTATTTTTGGATGGGGATTACTCATCGAATACCGGGATCCGAGGGCCAGTATCGAAAGCCGATCATGGCGATGTTGATCATCCTGCTGTTGTGTCTCGCCGTCTGGATGACGCCGCATTCACTGGTTGCCAGTCTCGAAGAAGCTCAGAAAATGGGCGGCACGCACCATCCACTCTTGGGTGTATTTGGTGTCATGTCGGCGAAGATGACAGTCTCGAATCTGATGGTGCTCGTGACATTCATGAGCTTCATTATGTACTGGCGTGCAGGCAAGGAAGACACGGCCGGCTGGGCGAAAGTGGCGAAGTCCGTGATGGGGGCCGTACTGGTGCTGGCGGGAATCGCCGTGATCGTGCTCGGCGTCTGGGGATACTTTGTCCCGGCCATCATCCGCATCAACTACTTCTCAACCTCGCAAGTCGGCATCGTGATTTTCGTTATGTTGACGATCACCCCGCTGACGGCGCTGCTGCTGAAAAGTGCAAAGACTACCACTGAAATGGTCTGGGGCAAGATGCCCCCTCGCGCCGGCTATTCGCTGGTCTTGAACGCGGTCATGGTCATTCTGCTGATGACCTTGATGGGGTATGCCCGTTCCTCGTCGCGTGTTCATTGGCATGTCTATGGCGTCATGCGTGATTCTTCTCAGTACGCCTTCTCTCCTGCGCTCGGTTACGCCGCCGCGTTGATGGCGCTTAACACATTCCTGTTCTGCATGCTTGTGGCGTTCATTTTCTGGGTCGCCACCATGGGAGACAAGGCCAAGGCGGCAGCCAGTGCAAAGGGCTCTGCCGAGCCAGGCCGGATTCCGGCCATGGCGGGCGGGTCGCCTGCGTTGGATGCCCCAGCGACCGAAGCATCTGAGGGGCAGCGTCCGGTCTGA
- a CDS encoding cytochrome bc complex cytochrome b subunit: protein MDTTTQPTTTQPSAIEKVFAFVDERVGLKTLQAKMLNEPVPGGSRWAYVFGSVLLFIFIMQAVTGILLMFYYVPTADHAYASTQYIIHTVDYGWFLLSYHFWGSTAMVVCVFAHMSQVFLWGAYKKPRELIWLVGLALFGIVMGFGFTGYLLPWDQRAYWATTVGVEIMDKTPLLGDFMARFLKGGATPGQMTLSRFFVIHVMVLPAALMGLAGLHLFLFRKAGPAGPFRGSVEEIKAKTDYFFPRQIWKDIVGMVAVFLCICSLAFWEPIVLLEEATPDPGDYHPEPEWYFLFLFQLLRLKVFAGEFGQFLGAIALPGAFMALLAALPFIDRDPERNIFKRPIALISWIVVMASILIFTVAAIINREFLD from the coding sequence ATGGATACGACTACGCAGCCGACAACGACGCAGCCATCAGCTATTGAAAAAGTCTTTGCCTTTGTCGACGAACGCGTCGGGCTAAAGACCTTGCAGGCCAAAATGCTCAATGAGCCCGTCCCAGGCGGGTCCCGGTGGGCCTATGTCTTTGGCTCTGTCCTGTTGTTCATCTTCATCATGCAGGCGGTGACCGGCATTTTGTTGATGTTCTATTACGTGCCGACTGCCGACCACGCCTATGCCAGCACGCAGTACATCATTCACACGGTGGACTATGGCTGGTTCCTGTTGAGTTACCACTTCTGGGGATCAACAGCCATGGTGGTCTGTGTGTTCGCGCACATGTCCCAAGTCTTTCTCTGGGGAGCCTACAAGAAACCGCGAGAGCTCATCTGGTTGGTCGGACTCGCATTGTTTGGCATCGTGATGGGCTTCGGCTTCACGGGCTACTTGCTTCCATGGGACCAACGGGCTTACTGGGCCACCACGGTCGGCGTCGAAATCATGGACAAGACGCCGCTCCTCGGCGATTTCATGGCTCGCTTTCTCAAGGGCGGTGCCACACCTGGTCAAATGACCCTGAGTCGCTTCTTCGTCATTCACGTCATGGTCTTGCCAGCCGCACTCATGGGCTTAGCCGGTTTGCATCTCTTCTTGTTCCGCAAGGCTGGTCCAGCGGGTCCGTTCCGTGGAAGTGTGGAAGAGATCAAGGCCAAGACGGATTATTTCTTTCCGCGCCAGATCTGGAAAGACATTGTCGGAATGGTTGCGGTATTCCTCTGCATTTGCAGCCTCGCGTTTTGGGAGCCTATTGTCCTCCTGGAGGAAGCGACGCCGGATCCCGGTGATTATCATCCTGAACCGGAATGGTATTTCCTGTTCCTCTTCCAGCTGTTGCGTCTAAAGGTGTTCGCCGGAGAGTTCGGGCAGTTCCTCGGGGCCATTGCCCTCCCGGGTGCGTTCATGGCGCTTCTGGCAGCATTGCCGTTCATCGACCGCGACCCTGAGCGGAACATCTTCAAGCGGCCGATCGCCTTGATTAGCTGGATCGTGGTCATGGCGAGTATTTTGATTTTTACCGTGGCGGCAATCATCAACCGCGAATTTTTGGATTAG
- a CDS encoding ubiquinol-cytochrome c reductase iron-sulfur subunit, protein MMQPKLKSKVRCTDGEVGEVRRVIMDPLSHEISHIVVGGGPGDAPERQVPMGQVQTVTEDAVVLRLSVADYATLPAFKRDEYVTTHEVEIAHLEDRIHVTPGEVLVPFPELERSVKRRTFFANFTHAIGFLIGFPLAFPVLRYLMKPMYSPFDNEWLKIGNSGKIKQDDVGVQYKYKRKIKEAYMPEQEIDKNVWVLKATPKVLESIYQGKDMEFRDSVGKHIWTNKKDVPYIAYSGKCPHLGCGFKWRTHKTLGQVFLCPCHLSIYDAAGKVLDGPAPRPLDPLPIKVTATGDITIIDMEFKAGTKAQVRIV, encoded by the coding sequence ATGATGCAGCCGAAACTCAAATCAAAAGTTCGATGTACGGACGGTGAAGTCGGGGAAGTCCGCCGGGTCATCATGGACCCGCTCTCCCACGAAATCAGCCATATTGTCGTGGGCGGCGGTCCCGGGGATGCGCCGGAGCGACAGGTCCCTATGGGGCAGGTCCAGACCGTGACAGAAGATGCGGTGGTGCTGCGGCTTAGTGTGGCAGACTACGCGACCCTCCCTGCCTTTAAGCGCGACGAATATGTCACGACCCACGAGGTGGAGATCGCTCACCTCGAAGATCGGATCCATGTCACACCCGGCGAAGTGTTGGTGCCGTTCCCTGAATTGGAACGAAGCGTCAAGCGCCGGACCTTCTTCGCGAACTTCACGCATGCCATCGGGTTTTTGATCGGATTCCCTCTGGCGTTCCCCGTGCTGCGCTACCTCATGAAGCCGATGTATTCGCCGTTCGACAATGAGTGGCTCAAGATCGGGAATTCCGGGAAGATCAAGCAGGATGATGTCGGCGTGCAATACAAGTACAAGCGCAAGATCAAAGAAGCCTACATGCCGGAACAGGAAATCGATAAGAACGTCTGGGTCTTGAAAGCGACTCCCAAGGTGCTGGAGTCGATCTATCAAGGGAAGGACATGGAATTCCGCGATTCGGTCGGAAAACATATCTGGACAAATAAGAAAGACGTTCCCTATATCGCCTATTCAGGTAAATGCCCCCATCTGGGCTGCGGCTTTAAGTGGCGGACGCATAAAACGCTCGGGCAGGTGTTTCTTTGCCCGTGTCACTTGAGCATTTACGACGCGGCCGGCAAGGTGCTCGATGGTCCAGCCCCACGGCCGTTGGACCCCCTTCCGATCAAGGTTACGGCAACCGGTGACATCACCATTATTGATATGGAATTCAAGGCGGGCACCAAGGCCCAGGTTCGGATTGTCTAA
- a CDS encoding cytochrome c, giving the protein MGNIIKKLVVGVVVGGILFGATNALGFPFVFQALFFGYAMLGAIVFMILDLPALKPFGGVKAVGALLVFYVILSASYIAVGAMWPQYDPEDEKGKIEKILKPKREHYEAGKVEVLMQRAKALDEKAKELTARLQALGAAQAPADQKAGGDSAPTATTGAASGDIAKLGEEQWQLQECYNCHKLNGEGGKKRGPELDNIGNLLPAAEIARKILDPKSYKAEGFEQEYEKGKMPDKYKDLMEPKDVDALAAWLAGYKNASVNTPKPIKMK; this is encoded by the coding sequence ATGGGAAACATTATTAAAAAGCTAGTAGTAGGAGTCGTCGTCGGCGGAATCCTGTTCGGCGCCACCAATGCGCTGGGCTTTCCGTTCGTCTTTCAGGCGCTGTTTTTCGGATACGCCATGCTCGGCGCCATTGTCTTTATGATTCTCGACCTTCCTGCGCTCAAGCCATTTGGAGGGGTGAAGGCCGTCGGAGCCTTGCTGGTGTTCTACGTCATTCTTTCGGCGAGTTATATAGCGGTTGGAGCGATGTGGCCGCAGTATGATCCGGAGGATGAGAAGGGCAAGATCGAAAAAATCCTCAAGCCGAAGCGCGAGCACTATGAAGCCGGTAAGGTCGAAGTGCTGATGCAGCGTGCGAAGGCACTCGACGAAAAGGCGAAAGAGCTTACCGCCCGGTTGCAAGCGTTGGGTGCCGCCCAGGCACCGGCCGATCAGAAAGCCGGCGGCGACAGCGCGCCGACCGCGACCACGGGTGCGGCGAGTGGCGATATTGCCAAGCTCGGTGAAGAGCAATGGCAGCTCCAGGAATGCTACAACTGCCACAAGCTCAACGGGGAAGGCGGCAAGAAGCGCGGTCCTGAGCTCGATAACATCGGCAACCTTCTGCCGGCTGCAGAAATCGCCAGAAAGATTCTCGATCCAAAGAGCTACAAGGCAGAAGGGTTCGAGCAGGAGTACGAGAAGGGCAAGATGCCCGACAAGTATAAGGACCTGATGGAGCCCAAGGACGTGGATGCATTGGCGGCCTGGTTGGCTGGATATAAGAACGCTTCGGTGAATACTCCGAAGCCGATCAAGATGAAGTGA
- a CDS encoding cytochrome ubiquinol oxidase subunit I has protein sequence MKIWQRCLLVMFALVAVLGGVAYAQAPSAPPVEFPYTGNRTAVWIVAQLHILFAGFILGAPIFVVISEWLGYRKQDPRYDRLAKEVTKVTVILYSMTALTGGLFIFVLLATYPQFTTWLINHFFLIFAVVYPLLFIGETIVLYMYFYTWDAWKGEKKARHIALGVLLNLIGSITLFVIDAPTSFMNTPVRAEGISPAEFLATASLWDKVFNYSWMPLNLHRLVGNVTFGGFVAGLIAAYMFMGSKKEEDRAYYDWMGFVGNMIGVGALLFLPFMGYLLAYELCDYDASICPYMMADQLSMFFEMQGAMIGLIFLASNYYIWLSMKRIEGVERVRMTVVAPMVMVLLPIVMTKVLTDYPVPDPTSLAVLLPLLLAPAILGRFIPLTVSSSTVIKIGFLMVVVGNAIWMTPHGFVPTGAKLVAELELPSDWNFLALMPAKNSAAFTLVFVTVVNYVIYNRAVSQGTIVWGKIDFASQFVLVFLAFSAIWTMGLMGAVRSLLRKYFHTYNLLPDFTAESFTPTLSYSAWWITGITIVFYAVVSFAIIVTLRPSDSKGHAHEGSPVPAGAK, from the coding sequence ATGAAAATCTGGCAGCGCTGTTTGTTGGTCATGTTCGCGCTAGTGGCGGTATTGGGAGGGGTGGCCTACGCCCAAGCTCCCAGTGCGCCCCCTGTGGAATTCCCCTATACGGGGAATCGCACGGCGGTATGGATCGTCGCTCAGCTCCACATTCTGTTTGCGGGATTCATTCTGGGCGCCCCGATTTTCGTGGTGATTTCGGAATGGTTGGGGTATCGCAAGCAAGATCCTCGCTACGACCGATTGGCGAAAGAGGTCACGAAGGTGACGGTCATCCTGTACAGTATGACCGCACTGACCGGTGGTCTCTTTATTTTCGTGCTGCTCGCCACCTATCCGCAGTTTACGACCTGGCTCATCAATCACTTCTTCCTGATCTTCGCCGTGGTGTATCCCCTCTTGTTCATCGGGGAAACGATCGTCCTGTACATGTATTTCTACACGTGGGATGCGTGGAAGGGTGAGAAGAAGGCGCGCCACATCGCGTTGGGTGTGCTGCTCAATCTCATCGGGTCGATCACCCTGTTTGTGATCGATGCACCGACCTCCTTTATGAACACGCCGGTGCGGGCCGAGGGTATTTCGCCAGCGGAGTTTCTGGCGACGGCCTCTCTCTGGGATAAGGTCTTCAACTACAGCTGGATGCCGCTCAATTTGCACCGCTTAGTCGGCAACGTGACGTTCGGTGGTTTCGTGGCCGGACTCATCGCGGCCTATATGTTCATGGGTTCGAAGAAGGAAGAAGATCGGGCCTATTACGACTGGATGGGATTTGTCGGCAACATGATCGGCGTGGGAGCGCTGCTGTTCCTGCCGTTCATGGGCTACTTGCTCGCCTATGAATTGTGCGATTACGACGCCTCTATCTGTCCGTACATGATGGCTGACCAGTTGTCGATGTTCTTTGAAATGCAGGGGGCTATGATCGGCCTGATCTTCTTGGCCAGCAATTACTATATCTGGTTGAGCATGAAGCGCATCGAAGGCGTGGAGCGAGTTCGCATGACGGTGGTGGCGCCGATGGTGATGGTGCTGCTCCCGATCGTCATGACCAAGGTGCTGACAGACTATCCAGTGCCGGATCCTACGTCCCTGGCGGTCCTGTTGCCCCTGCTGCTAGCGCCGGCGATTCTCGGCCGCTTTATCCCGTTGACGGTGTCATCCAGCACGGTCATCAAGATCGGCTTCCTGATGGTGGTTGTGGGGAATGCAATCTGGATGACGCCGCATGGATTCGTGCCGACTGGCGCCAAGCTGGTCGCTGAACTGGAATTGCCGTCGGATTGGAACTTCCTTGCGTTGATGCCGGCGAAGAACTCTGCCGCGTTCACACTTGTGTTTGTCACCGTCGTGAACTATGTGATCTACAATCGAGCCGTATCGCAAGGGACGATCGTATGGGGCAAGATCGACTTCGCCTCGCAGTTCGTGCTGGTCTTCCTCGCGTTTAGCGCAATTTGGACCATGGGTCTGATGGGCGCTGTGCGATCGCTCTTGCGGAAGTACTTTCATACGTACAACCTGTTGCCGGATTTCACCGCCGAGTCCTTCACGCCGACTCTCTCGTACTCAGCTTGGTGGATTACTGGCATTACCATTGTCTTTTATGCAGTTGTCAGCTTCGCGATCATCGTCACCTTGCGCCCATCTGATTCAAAGGGCCATGCGCACGAGGGAAGCCCGGTTCCGGCAGGGGCCAAGTAG
- a CDS encoding c-type cytochrome: MKQAGMKRVALMVGILGFGFGVVGCGGGEGGGEGPVVPPPPAPAEYADKHMPAGWWTDPKILEEGKELYIGGKNPDVNCASCHGKDGKPVKAGARDFRVGDRMKMYSDSVWFWRISEGVPNTKMKPWKSKLSEEDRWKILAFERSFGLAGKGWDVNKKDWVPADQVK; the protein is encoded by the coding sequence ATGAAACAGGCAGGCATGAAGAGAGTGGCTCTGATGGTCGGCATTCTGGGGTTCGGCTTCGGGGTGGTCGGATGCGGTGGTGGTGAAGGCGGCGGCGAGGGGCCGGTTGTTCCGCCACCTCCTGCTCCTGCCGAATATGCCGACAAGCATATGCCTGCCGGATGGTGGACGGACCCGAAGATCCTCGAGGAAGGCAAAGAGCTGTACATCGGTGGAAAGAATCCCGATGTGAACTGCGCGAGCTGCCATGGCAAGGATGGGAAGCCGGTGAAGGCTGGTGCACGTGATTTCCGTGTCGGCGACCGCATGAAGATGTATTCGGACTCCGTCTGGTTCTGGCGCATTTCCGAGGGGGTGCCGAACACCAAGATGAAGCCGTGGAAGAGCAAGTTGTCCGAAGAAGATCGATGGAAGATCCTGGCGTTCGAACGCTCCTTCGGCTTGGCCGGCAAGGGCTGGGATGTCAACAAGAAGGATTGGGTGCCCGCGGATCAGGTGAAGTAA